The Cellulosilyticum sp. I15G10I2 nucleotide sequence CACCAATTGAATACAGGCAATATCTCATGAATAAAGCTGCATAAAAAATAACGCCAACCAGAATCTAGGGTTGACGTTATAACTGATTTTTATTTTTTCCACTGTCCACTTGACAGGGAGCACTTCATATTACCCTTACTGGCTTATTTTTTAAACCTAAAAAAATATTATATGACAGACCGTTGTCAGGGTATTAGATGTATACTTAGTGTATTAAATTACGTTGGAGGGACAAATGGAAATTATAACTGTTAATCATAGTAATATTGATACGGAGCATATTTGTTGTGCGATTTCTGATAAAAAAGGTGAAAACTGTGTTTCATCAAAAAAAGCCTGGTTAAAAGAACGCTTTAGTGAAGGGCTAGTATTTAAAAAAGCCAATGTACGCGGTAAAGTATTTATTGAATATATACCTGCTGATAGGGCCTGGTGTCCAATTCATGCAAAGGATTATATGTTTATTAACTGTTTTTGGGTATCCGGTCAATATAAAGGGCAGGGCATCTCAAACTTATTGTTAAAAGAATGTATAGCTGATAGTCAAAAACAGGGAAAAGAGGGTCTTGTTATAGTTTCTTCAAAAAATAAGCTCCCCTTTTTATCTGATCCCAAGTATTTGAAGTATAAAGGCTTTCTATTAGCAGATACGGCTAGTCCTTACTTTGAGTTATTGTATATGCCTTTTAACGAAAAAGCAGAAAAGCCAAGTTTTAGGGCATGCACAAAAAGCGGACAAATATATAAAAAGGATATTGTTTTGTATTATACAAATCAATGCCCTCATACTGAAAAGTATGTTGAGAAAGTAGCACAGATTGCGAAAGTCAGGGGAGTGGCTTTTACATCAGTTAAATATAAATCAGCAAGTGAAGCGCAAGGGGCACCTTCGCCTTTCACGACATATAGCCTTTTTTATAATGGCATATTTGTAACAAACGAAATATTATCTGAGAAAAAGTTTATAAAATTTCTTGAGGAAAAGGGACTAGGATATGGAGTTTATTCAGGCAAAGACTATCTTATCGGGCTATAGTACCGGCTATTCTTGGTTTGGCAATAATTATAACATGAATATTTATAAGGGCTGCTCTCATGGTTGTATTTATTGTGACAGTCGCAGCGAATGTTATAGAATAGACCATTTTGATCAGGTAAGGGCAAAGGAAAATGCTTTAACTCTAATTGCACAAGAACTTAAATCAAAACGTAGGAACGGTGTCATTGGTACAGGGGGCATGAGTGATCCTTATAATCCTTTTGAAAAAAAGTACTGTTTAACAAGAGGGGCATTGGAGTTAATTCATAAATATCGCTTTGGAGTTTCTATTGCAACTAAAAGTGATTTAATTACAAGGGATTTAGATGTACTAAAGGCAATAAAAACACATTCGCCTGTACTTATTAAAATGACCATCACCACCTGCGATGATGACCTGTGTAAAAAGGTAGAACCCAATGTGATAGTAGCATCAAAGCGGTTTGATGCTATTTCTGAGCTTTCAAGTCAGGGGATATTTGCAGGACTATTACTCATGCCCGTACTCCCTTTTTTAGAGGACAATGAAGAAAACATAAGAGGCATCATAAGTATGGCCTATGAAAGCGGCGCAAAATTTATTTATCCGGCTTTTGGGGTAACACTTAGACAAAATCAAAGAGAGTGGTATTATAAAAAGCTTGATCAGCATTTTCCAAATTTAAGTAAAAAGTATGTCGAGCAGTTTGGAAATGCGTATGAATGTCATTCTCCAAGTGCAAAAGTACTATGGAAAATGTTTCAAAAGGAATGTGAAAGACTTGGTATTCTTTATAAAATGCATGATATTATTAAAGGCTATAAGCAAGACTATGGCAATAATCAGCTTTCGTTTTTTTAGATCTTTAATTTTTTATTAAATATTATAAAGGATTAAGGGATAGGTGGTTGCCGAGTATAAAGAAAAGTGATAGTGTTAAGTCATATGACTAAACTTCAAAAGAAGTTTACTAAAACGTAAGGAGAAATAATGATTAGAGATATTTATGAAAACATATTAAAAGGTCAAGAGATAAGAAAGAATCTTATAGCGCTAAAAATGGAATTAAAAGAAGCCCATAATAAAACAGCTTTTCTTTATGGACTGGCAGGGGATTATACTGCTTTATACAAGCTATTAGAAGCCGAGGATCCTAAAGTACGTAAAAATGCAGCTTTAATAATGGGTGAATTAGCGGTTCCAGAATTTATGAATAAGTTGTATGCAGCCTATCAAAATGAAGATAAATTATTTATTAAAAGTGATTATCTTACAGCGATTCGTCATTTCGACTATCATGTTCTTTTAGAGAAGTTTAAAAAAAGATTAGATTTTTTAACAAGTAATACATTTGAAGAAACAAGTC carries:
- a CDS encoding SPL family radical SAM protein, producing the protein MEFIQAKTILSGYSTGYSWFGNNYNMNIYKGCSHGCIYCDSRSECYRIDHFDQVRAKENALTLIAQELKSKRRNGVIGTGGMSDPYNPFEKKYCLTRGALELIHKYRFGVSIATKSDLITRDLDVLKAIKTHSPVLIKMTITTCDDDLCKKVEPNVIVASKRFDAISELSSQGIFAGLLLMPVLPFLEDNEENIRGIISMAYESGAKFIYPAFGVTLRQNQREWYYKKLDQHFPNLSKKYVEQFGNAYECHSPSAKVLWKMFQKECERLGILYKMHDIIKGYKQDYGNNQLSFF
- a CDS encoding YoaP domain-containing protein, producing the protein MEIITVNHSNIDTEHICCAISDKKGENCVSSKKAWLKERFSEGLVFKKANVRGKVFIEYIPADRAWCPIHAKDYMFINCFWVSGQYKGQGISNLLLKECIADSQKQGKEGLVIVSSKNKLPFLSDPKYLKYKGFLLADTASPYFELLYMPFNEKAEKPSFRACTKSGQIYKKDIVLYYTNQCPHTEKYVEKVAQIAKVRGVAFTSVKYKSASEAQGAPSPFTTYSLFYNGIFVTNEILSEKKFIKFLEEKGLGYGVYSGKDYLIGL